In one Nicotiana sylvestris chromosome 8, ASM39365v2, whole genome shotgun sequence genomic region, the following are encoded:
- the LOC138875639 gene encoding uncharacterized protein: MAKTSKTVPQKEEVSSSSRTTKGLGEAVLMREPPPGEADILKPAKEKKRKKKSLVGSLNPKKALKLSNQAFSKSQAKLVRCEDKFRKLVSELGELKALHAQKEGELVDLQAYLERISREQADLDEQLKQKYDLMREELRVRDTEILRLKQHMDEMSSNKETLREKLTSVECQLQGARGESRKCKALHAERVADLSVAKSEATALMSSYRKDVVAANARARKMSKEADLKLSRALEHARLRSRR; the protein is encoded by the exons ATGGCAAAGACCTCTAAAACTGTTCCTCAAAAGGAAGAAGTTTCATCGTCTTCTCGAACAACTAAAG GCCTCGGAGAGGCCGTTTTGATGAGGGAACCCCCGCCTGGGGAAGCAGATATCCTGAAGCCTGCtaaggagaaaaagagaaagaagaaatcaCTGGTCGGGTCCCTAAATCCAAAAAAG gCCTTAAAGCTCTCTAACCAAGCCTTTTCTAAGTCACAAGCAAAGTTGGTTCGTTGTGAGGACAAATTTAGGAAGCTCGTTTCTGAATTGGGTGAACTCAAGGCCCTTCATGCCCAAAAGGAAGGGGAGCTAGTTGACCTTCAAGCTTATTTGGAGAGGATATCTCGGGAGCAGGCCGATCTCGATGAGCAG CTCAAGCAAAAATATGACCTAATGCGGGAGGAGCTTAGAGTCAGAGATACCGAAATCCTTAGGCTGAAGCAACACATGGATGAGATGTCTTCCAATAAAGAAACTCTTCGAGAGAAGCTGACTTCAGTTGAGTGCCAACTTCAAGGGGCGAGGGGAGAAAGCCGCAAGTGCAAAGCTCTCCATGCTGAACGAGTTGCTGATCTATCTGTAGCTAAGTCTGAAGCTACTGCGCTGATGTCTTCATACCGAAAAGATGTTGTTGCTGCAAATGCTCGAGCTAGGAAGATGTCTAAAGAGGCCGATCTTAAACTATCTCGAGCCTTAGAGCATGCCCGATTAAGATCTCGGAGATAG